Proteins from a genomic interval of Heptranchias perlo isolate sHepPer1 chromosome 19, sHepPer1.hap1, whole genome shotgun sequence:
- the LOC137335467 gene encoding fibronectin type III domain-containing protein 11-like yields MMALHSDQSTLKKETVRINECGILGDAWRKYVDRKNIVLQFLGNNLNTDILKHYETRLELLKKCSYYIDVLPKHLAFGDQNLFQPNVLYQLIDPCKFLRMKKIGTTQVKIQLLLLREYLSELKYGREELKVITKISDVTLFLLHWNTTCSRLGQLFNTLKNFISVLVPGKLYVKHHLMSDAKSNKIPQLRVVLRTKMPVLFDRKESMAYHNSVELKWLVLGEEAQHELYELKYKLVEPRYCIEKNQFGVISVESGSIDIGNLLPDSSYEFTIRRAENYTLVYSAWCDIMILKTKASNHQQYVSNKTCSFT; encoded by the coding sequence ATGATGGCTTTGCACAGTGATCAGTCCACACTGAAGAAAGAGACTGTACGAATTAATGAATGCGGGATCCTTGGAGATGCCTGGAGGAAATACGTAGACAGAAAAAATATAGTTCTGCAGTTTCTTGGAAACAATTTAAACACAGACATCCTGAAGCACTATGAAACCAGACTGGAACTTTTGAAAAAATGCTCTTATTACATAGATGTATTACCAAAGCACTTGGCATTTGGAGACCAAAACCTATTTCAGCCCAATGTACTCTACCAGCTGATTGATCCATGCAAATTTCTGCGGATGAAGAAAATAGGGACTACTCAGGTCAAAATTCAGCTTCTGTTGCTAAGGGAATATCTCAGTGAGCTGAAATATGGACGTGAAGAGTTGAAGGTCATTACTAAGATATCAGATGTGACGCTCTTTCTTTTACATTGGAATACTACCTGTTCTAGACTTGGACAGCTCTTCAATACGTTAAAAAATTTCATATCAGTTCTTGTACCTGGCAAACTTTATGTGAAGCATCATTTAATGAGTGATGCAAAGTCAAACAAAATACCTCAACTCAGAGTGGTTCTGAGGACCAAGATGCCTGTATTGTTTGATCGAAAAGAATCAATGGCTTATCACAATTCAGTGGAGTTGAAGTGGTTGGTCCTTGGGGAAGAGGCACAACACGAACTATATGAACTCAAATACAAACTCGTGGAGCCTCGTTATTGCATTGAGAAGAACCAGTTTGGAGTGATTTCTGTAGAATCAGGCAGTATCGATATTGGAAATCTGCTGCCCGACAGTTCATACGAATTTACGATTAGACGAGCAGAGAATTACACACTTGTTTACTCAGCGTGGTGTGACATCATGATCCTGAAAACAAAAGCATCAAATCACCAGCAGTATGTGAGCAATAAAACATGCAGTTTCACATAG